The Paenibacillus sp. BIC5C1 DNA segment GTGTTGTTGTTGAACCACTGTATCATTGCGGACAGTGTGAGTACTGTATTCAGGGGCGCTATAACCAATGTACCGAGTTCGGATTTGTGGGACTGAACGGTGATGGAGGCTTTGCTGAATACGTTGTTGTTAAGGCGTATATGGTGCACAAATTGCCGGACAACGTATCCTTTGAAGAGGGCGCACTGGTTGAGCCTACAGCGGTAGCTTTCCATGCAGTTCGCCATAGCAAATTAAAAGTAGGTCAGAAGGTTGCTGTATATGGTGCAGGTCCGATTGGATTGCTGACGATCCTGTCAGCCAAAGCTGCTGGAGCTTCCGCGATCTATGCAGTCGATGTATTTGAAGAACGCTTGAATTTGGCTTCCAAGCTGGGAGCCATTCCGGTGAATAGTGCCAAAGTTAACGCTACTGAAGTGATTTTGCAGCAGTCTGGCGGAATAGATGTAGCATATGAAGCGGCAGGTGTACAGCCAACCATGGACAGCGCCGTAGCCGTGATCAAAAAAGGTGGAGAAGTTGTTGTCATTGCAGCAATTCCAAATCCACTTCAGGTGAATTTCTTCGACCTGTTAGTGAAAGAAGCGAACCTGACAGCAACGCTGGCCTATCGTCATATTTTCCCTGAAGTCATCTCTTTGATTGCTGAGGGAGCACTTGATGTGAAACAGGTGATTACCAGAAAAATCAAGCTGGACGACATCGTTCAGGAAGGACTTGAACTGCTCATGACCGACAAGAGCCATGCGAAAATTTTGGTGCAGATCGGCGGTTAATCGTGGGGAAAATGGAGCGACTAGCATTTGCTGCTCGACTCCGATTCTTTAGCTCAGAATAACGCTGAAAAGGGATACCCTCCGTCATATAATGACTTATGGGTATCCCTTTTTGTGTTATCCGCGCTTATTACTATTTGCGAGAATTATGAATCATAACGGTAGCAGATCGCTTTGCCTCCGCCACTCTCGGAACTGAATTCCGGGTCTTCTACAAAACCGAAACGTTCGTATAATCGAATCGCGTTGACCATCTGACCCCCCGTATATAAATACACCGTATTTTTGCCCATGTGTTTGGCAGATTCAACGCATTGTTGAAGCAGTTCTCTGGCAATACCGTGACCTCTCCACTTGGGATCGACGCCCAACAGTCGAATAAACGGATAATCAATAGGCAACTCGAAGTTCGGGTAAGCCTTATGCGCGGTCTCGAACAATTGGACCGTTCCGACAATCTGATTATCTATTTTGGCAATCCATAATTGCTTGATGTAAGGATTGCTCGGCGATTCCCGAATATCCTTCAAATAATGTTCCCATTGTTCCTGTGTTTGGAATGTCTCCCGGTACTCGGAGTAACTTTCAATGAGAATATGTACAATTTCTTCATGGTCAGCTTCTGTAGCGGGATGAATCGTTACTGCCGTTGTCATCTCAAGTTCTCCTTCTGATCTAATCTTGGTTTGATAAGAGATATAGTTGACTTGAATTGTATCACACCCAATGGTACTGGATTCATTCAAATTTTCTATATATGACTCATAAAATTCTATGAGTTGGTATATCCACACAAGCACATCCAAGGTTCGCACGTATAAGGTTCATTATAGACGGTTGAGCTGTGTGGAATACAAATTATTGCGATATTCGGTAGGTGTGTTGCCTTCGTATTGTTTGAACATGCGCAGGAAGAGTTTGTAATCCGAAAAACCGCATTGTCCTGCAATTTCTTTCACACTGGCATTGGTATTGAGCAGCATTTGCTTGGCCCGGCGAATCCGTTCCGTGAGGATATAGGTTTTGAGCCCAATGCCTTTCTCACGTTTCACCATTTTGGAGATATAGTCCTTGTTAAAATTAAAAGACTCAGCAATCTTACCCACCGTAATGTCGGTATGCAGATGAATATCCACCCACTTGCAGATGTGGTCAACGATCGCATTATGCGGTCGATAACCAGCCTGTGTGTTGCGTTCCAGTTCTTTGAGCAGCAGCAGCAATGCTGCGTCTGCTTCTTCCGGTGAGAACGATGAACTATGCAGCAATTGCTTGAACAGCTGATTGGCGGTGGACGGAACCTGAATAGTCGCATGGGTGGGATACTGGTCGAACTCTTCCTCAATTGAATCATAATGAACCCAATAAAAGCTGACGGGAGCATCGCTGATCTGATAGCCATAATGGGTGCGCCCAGCTCTCAGAAACAGCAGATCATTAGCCCGAACCACGAACTGCTCGTCCTCCTCCGCAATGTACATCTCGCCCTCCAACATCAAAATGACCTCGTGAACAGGCATGCTGCGTTTCATATGGCTCCAATTGCCTTCGGTTATGAACTTGCCGCACAGATAATG contains these protein-coding regions:
- a CDS encoding AraC family transcriptional regulator, which translates into the protein MQKPLEHYLCGKFITEGNWSHMKRSMPVHEVILMLEGEMYIAEEDEQFVVRANDLLFLRAGRTHYGYQISDAPVSFYWVHYDSIEEEFDQYPTHATIQVPSTANQLFKQLLHSSSFSPEEADAALLLLLKELERNTQAGYRPHNAIVDHICKWVDIHLHTDITVGKIAESFNFNKDYISKMVKREKGIGLKTYILTERIRRAKQMLLNTNASVKEIAGQCGFSDYKLFLRMFKQYEGNTPTEYRNNLYSTQLNRL
- a CDS encoding GNAT family N-acetyltransferase encodes the protein MTTAVTIHPATEADHEEIVHILIESYSEYRETFQTQEQWEHYLKDIRESPSNPYIKQLWIAKIDNQIVGTVQLFETAHKAYPNFELPIDYPFIRLLGVDPKWRGHGIARELLQQCVESAKHMGKNTVYLYTGGQMVNAIRLYERFGFVEDPEFSSESGGGKAICYRYDS
- a CDS encoding 2,3-butanediol dehydrogenase — encoded protein: MKAAVWYAKKDVRVEEREIPVAQSGQVKIKVEYAGICGSDLHAYHHGVGIQEGQNHPLSGQKAPLTLGHEFAGTVSELGSDVSGISIGDRVVVEPLYHCGQCEYCIQGRYNQCTEFGFVGLNGDGGFAEYVVVKAYMVHKLPDNVSFEEGALVEPTAVAFHAVRHSKLKVGQKVAVYGAGPIGLLTILSAKAAGASAIYAVDVFEERLNLASKLGAIPVNSAKVNATEVILQQSGGIDVAYEAAGVQPTMDSAVAVIKKGGEVVVIAAIPNPLQVNFFDLLVKEANLTATLAYRHIFPEVISLIAEGALDVKQVITRKIKLDDIVQEGLELLMTDKSHAKILVQIGG